Genomic segment of Nocardiopsis mwathae:
CGTCGGCCACGGTGACCGTGCCGGACGCGCACTCGGCGGGGCCGGTGGCGACGTCGCAGTAGGCGCCGTCGGGCAGACCCGTCTCACTCGTCAGGGTCCAGGCGGTGCCGGTGGCGTTGAACGCGGCGAAGCCGCGGTCGCCGCGGTCGAAGGCGAGGCGGGCACCGCCGTCGGCGGCGCGCGCCACGGCCGGTGCGGAGCCGACGGCCGCGGTGAAAGTCGGCATCGCGTGCAGGTTGCGGTGCTCGCAGAACCAGCCGGGGTCGGCGCAGTCGGTGGCCGCGGTGATGTCCCCGGCCGGGTTCCCGTCCTCGGTCCCGGTACTGGGCGGCCCCTGGGCCCTCTCCGCGTAGGGGTAGCTGGACATCACCTTGGGTGTGCCGTAGGGCTGCGCCAGCATGAACGCCTGGGCGAGGTCGTGCCGAGCGCCCATGCCCTGGTAGCTGATGGACATGTCCTCGCGCTGGGTGTCGTGGTTGTCGATGAACACCACGGCCTGGTCAGGGGCCAGGGCCATGTCGCGGCCGACCGTGTCGAGCAACCCGCCGAGGCGGCCCTCGCGCACGTCGGCACCCACCTTCTCGTGGAACCGGAAGTCGGTGACGTCTCCCAGGTGGGTGTAGCCCCAGGGTTTGATGGCGTCGGGCCCGCCGCCCTCCCTGACCTCCTGGAAGATGTAGGGCTTGGTGCCCTGGCCGGGGACGTCGCGGAGCCCGGCGTAGATGGCGGCGAGGTCGTCGGCGGGGATGTGCTTGGCGGCGTCGACGCGGAAGCCCGCGACGCCGAGGTCGACCAGGTCGTTGAGGTAGCCGGTGAGTCGAGCCCGCACACGCGGTTCGGAGGTCCTCAGGTCGCGCAGGGAGAGCAGCTCGCAGTTCCAGACCTCGCCGGGGTCGTCCCAGTCGGTGATGGCGCGGCGGCAGTCGTTGAAGTCGCGGGTGGCGTACGGGATGGCGGGGTAGCTGTAGGTGTCGCCGTTCCACTGGCTGCCGGCGCTTCCGGTGCCGTGTCCCGGCCCGGTGGTGTGGTTGACGATGGCATCGACGTAGATCTCGACGCCGTTGTCGCGGCAGGTGTCCACCATCGCGGCGAAGTCCGCAGCGGTTCCGCGCCGGGTGTTGTCGAGCTTGTAGGAGACCGCCTGGTAATCCTGCCACCAGGGGAAGTCGGCGTTCTCGGCGCGGGGGATGACCACGTGCTCCTGGGGCGGGGACACCTGGACGGCCGCGTAGCCGTTGGGGCCGAGCACGTCGGCGCATTCGCGGGCGACGGACTCCCAGCGCCACTGGAAGAGGTGGACGATGACGGCGCCGTCGGCACCGGTCGGACCGTCGGCTGTGGATGCGGGCGACAGGGGGGGTGCGGGGGCGGGCGGGGGCGCCGTGTCGGCGGTGGCCGGTGCCCCGGGCACGGCCAGCAGGCCGCCGACGAGTGCGGCCGACGCGGCTGCGGCCGCGAGGCGGTTCGGGTGTGGGCACTGGGGTGGGAGCCGGCGGTTTCGGAGGTTCATCGCGCCTCCCGGGCGGATGGGCCGAGTGGGGGATAGACCGTGATACCCGCGGAACCCGCTGAAAGGAACTGCAAGAGTTTTCACGGTGTGGTGAAGATAACAAGCGACCCGGGCCACTGTGAAGACCGCGTTTCCGCAGCATCACACGGACGGAGGTCGGCCATTCAACCCTCAACCACCTGCGAAAACTCACCTCGCGCAACGACTCGACACACGGCGTAGGCATACTATGACCTGCGGAAAGAAATTCGCCGCGCACGCGGACTCCCCCGCAAGCACCCGAAGCAGACCGCAATCTCTTTCGATCCACGCAAAGGGGCCGGGCCCACAGGGGCCCGGCCCGGGTTCTCCGGCACGCTCGTGCGCGCGACCGTTACCAGAAGACGGCGACGGCGACGTTGAGGATGGCGAGCACGCCCGCGGCCACCGCGAGGTTGGTGGCGGGCTTGCGGAGGTTGACCGTACCCACGATGGCGACGGCGAACGCGACGACGAGCTTGACACCCACCTTCATGTGGTCGACTCCGCCGCCCCCCATCTCGGCGAGGCCGACCAGGAGCAGACCGGTGAGCAGCTGCAGCAGGGCACTGTGCAGGATCACCTTGGGCGACTTGGCGTTGCCGGTGATCAGCTGCATCAGGAAGCCGCTGATGATGCCGGCCATGCCCAGCAGGTGCAGGAAAACGAGCGCGGAGTAAACGATGTCCATGCCGACAAGCCTACTACGCGGCGTAGTACATAAGCGCGCCTTTCATGACATGCTGACATAACGCTTCGGCAGCCTCCGGCGCACCGGCGCTACATCGCGGCCCGGCGCGCGCGCCGCCACCACAGCAGGAGCACCGCCCCCAACCCGAAGGCGGCGCCCAGCCCCGCCCCGAGCAGGGTGGACCGCGGCATCCCGCCCTCCCCCGCGGCCGCCTCGGCCTGCTCCTCGGACCCCTTCGACTCCTCGCCGTCCTTCTCCGCCCGCAGCAGGTTGGCGTCGGTCGCGCACGCGACCGCCTCCCCGCCCTCCTCCAGCTGCACACAGGCGGTGGTGGCGACGTAGGGCGCGTCCTCGTCACCGGACACCTCCCCCAGCCGCATGGTCACCGTCCGCACGAGCTCCTCCCCCGCACCCAGGTCCGCCTCCCACGCGACCGCACCCTCGTAGGCGACACCGTTCTGCCCGACCTCCACGATCTCCATCCCCGGGGGCACGCTCTGCGACAGCAGAATCCGCTCGACCCGTTCCTCGCCGTCGTTGCGCACGTTGACGACGTACTGCGATTCGTCCTGCGCCTTCATCCAGTGCCGACCGTCGCTCACGGACACCGACAGCGAGGAGAACCGGCCGCTCTCCCCTTCTGCGCCCGCACCTTCCCGGTCCGCCTGATCCTGCTGATCCGGCTGATCCACCTCGTCCACCCGGTCACCGCGCGCCTCCGCCGGAAGGACGAAGGCACCCGCCAGCGCCGCGGCCCCCACGAGCCCGACCGCCCCCGCCGACGACCACGCCGCCGTGCGCCCCCTTCTGCGGCAGTCCCGCCCCTCATCCATGACCATCGACTCCCTCATTCGGCCTCGCGACCCTCCCCCGTGGAGAATCCCCCAACCACGACAACTACCCGCATTCGCGCGAATACCCAGCGCGACACACCGCAGCGGCCCGACCCGCGACCCCCGCGGCTCCGGACGGCCCCCCTTAGCCGCACCGCCGCACGTCGCGGCCGCGAATAGGGCGTTCACCCGATGCGCCCCGGGGCGCCTTAGCCGGACTCTGGGGACCACACCCGGCCGACGGGGCGGACCCGCCCGCCCGGCCAACCGCACCCACCGCACCCACCGCACCCACCGAGGAGCACGCAGATGATCCACCCCGACATCGTCCACGAGATCGCCCGCCAACGCGCGATCGAGCAGGAGCGCCATCTGCACCGCCGCACCGCCGCCGACCGGGCCGCATCGGAGACCCACCCCTCCCCCGCCACCCCGCGCCCCACCCTGCCGACCCGCCTGGCCCGTTGGCTCGGCCGCACCGGCGCCGCCGAGTCGTGGCAGCGCCACCTCGCGGCGGACACCCGGCGTCAGGGCGTGTCCGACGGATGGTCTTCCTCGTGAGCGACCGTCCGGGCGCGCCCCGCTGCCGCAGGCGGAGCGGGCCACGCCGGGCGACCCGCTACCACGGCCCGGCATACTCGGTGAGATGAGCACCATCGGCACCAGCCCCGTCTTCGTCGGCCGTCGCGCCGAACTGCGCGCCCTACTCGACCACGCCCACCGCGCACGGACCGAGGCCCCGGCGACGATGCTCATCGGAGGCGATGCCGGTGTCGGCAAGTCCCGCCTGGTCACCGAGTTCGCCACCCGGGCCGGCCAGGGCCGCGTGGTGTTCGGCGGCTGTCTCGAACTGGGCGTGAGCGGCCTCCCCTTCGCCCCGTTCGCCGCGGTGCTCCGGCACCTCCTGCGCGACCTGGGCCGCGCCCCCTTCGACGCGCTCGCCCTCGACGGCGAGCACGAGCTGGCCCGGCTCCTGCCCGAACTCGGCCGCGCGCCCACCGAGCGGCGCGAGGCCCGCGGCATCCTCTTCGAGCAGGTCCTGCGCCTGCTCACCGCCGCCGCACGCCCTGACGGGCTGACCGTTGTCGTCGAGGACCTGCACTGGGCCGACAACGCCACCCGCGACCTGCTGATCTTCTTGCTGCGCAACCTCGATACGGCCGGGATCCAGGTCGTGGCGACCTTCCGTTCCGACGATCTGCACCGCACCCATCCGCTGCGACGGCTCTTGCCGGAGTTGGAGCGGCTGACCAGCGTGACCCGTATGGACCTGCGGCCGCTCGACCACGACGAGGTCGCCGAGCAGGCCGCCGCCATCCGCGGAACCCCGCTGCCGCCCGAGGAGGTCACCGCCCTCTTCGAGCGCACCGGCGGCAACCCGCTGTTCGTCGAGTCGCTGACCGACTGCTCGGCCATCCTCACCGGCGACGTACCGGAGAGCACCCGAGAGCTGCTACTCGCCTCCCTCCACCGCCTCGACGACCGGGCGCGCTTCGTCGTCCGGGTGGCCTCGGTCGGCGCGGTCAGCGGCGGACGGATCGAGCACGGGCTCCTGGCACACGTCGCCGACCTCCCCGAGGACACGTTGGACGCGGCGCTGCACGCCGTCGTCGACACCAACCTGCTGCGAGTGGAGGGAACCGGCTACCGGTTCCGGCACGCACTGCTGCGCGAAGCCGTCCACTCCGAGCTGCTCCCCGGCCAGCACGCCCGGCTCCACCTCCGCTTCGCCGAGGCCCTGGACACGCTGCCCGGCGCCGCGCCCGCCGACCGACTCGCCGCCGAGCAGGCGCACCACTTCCACGCCGCCGGGGACCTCCCCCGGGCACTGAGCGCCGCCTGGTCCGCCGGAGTCCACGCCCGCGAGTCCCTCGCCTACGCCGAGGCGCTCCTCATGCTCGAACGCGTCCTGGAACTCTGGGACCGGGTGCCGGACGCCGAGGACCGAACCGGTGGCGACAACCGAGTCGACGTCACCAGTCTGGCCGCCGGGTGTGCCGTGGAGGCCGGTCAGGTGCAGCGCGCCCGCGAACTGTGCGACCTCGGGCTCGGCGACATCCCCGCCGACGCCCGGGACGCGAGGAGCCTGGCCCGCCGCGGTGTCCTGCTGCGCCGTCGCGGGCAAGCGCGCATCCAGCTCTCCGACAGTGAGGGGCTGGACGATTTCCACGCCGCACAGGCCGTCCACCCCAGGCACGCCTACGGCTACGGCTTCCTGCTGTCCCTGCTGGCCCGCGAAGCCCTGCTGCGCCAGCGCATGCCCGGCCGCACCGGTCAGGCCGACGACGACGGGCACGACGCCATCGCCCTGGCCACAGAGGCGATCCGCTACTCAGAGGCACCCCCGGCGGGGGCTGAGGACTGCGACGACTGCGCCAAGGCCGACGCGCTCATCACCCTGGGCACCGCCCTGCTGGGCCGGGGGGAGACCGAGGCGGGGCGGGCCGCACTCGACGAGGGCGTCGGGATGGCACAGCGCATGTCCGAACCGTCGCTGGAGACCCGCGGGATGATCAACCTCTCCCACCACCTCCGTGAACAGGGGCGGCACGGCGAGGCGATCGACGTCCTCGACCGCTCCCTGGAACGGCTGCGCGACCTGGGGCTGATGAGCAGCCACGGCCCCTTCACCGCGCTGAACCTCGCCGAGACCCATTTCGACCTCGGGAACCTGGAGACGTCACGGCAGATGACGCGCACCGGCCTGGGCTGGTCACCCTCCCCGACACACCGCGTCTATCTCGGCCATGCCACCGTGCGGGCGGCCCTCGCCATGGGGGACCTGGCCGACGCACGGGCCCACGCCGCACACGGCGACGTGCGCCGGACCCTCACCACCGCGCGCATCCACACCGCACAGCTCGGCATCGCCGCCACCCTCGAACTCGACCTGGCCGACAACGACCTCGACCACGCCATCGACCTTGCCGGGGAGACCCTACGCACCGTCGACCTCGGCTACTCCAGCGGCTACGGCTGGCTGCTGATCGACCTGGTCGCCGAGGTGCTGCGCCGCGCCTCGGCCGACGCTCCGCAGCGCCGCCCGCAACAGACGGCGGAGGTGCGCAGGCTGGTCGACGAGGTCGCCGCGGCCATGCCGGAGATCGGTCCGGTCCAGTCGGCTTACCGCGTCTCCTCCTCCGCCCGGCTGGCCGCCGCCGACCTCCGCGACGCCACGGAGGTCGCCGCCACGTGGCGGAACGCCGTGGACACATGGGAGTGCACGCCGCTGCGGCTGCGGTCGGCCGACGCTCGGCTGCACGCGGCGGAGGCCGGGGTCGCCGCCGGAGACCGCGCCGACGCCGACACGTGGGTGCGGGCCGCCGCCGCGACCGCCAAGGAATGCGGCGCGGCCGTCCTGGAGAACCGGGCCGCCGACCTGGCCCGCCGCCTCGGCATCTCGCTGGATGCC
This window contains:
- a CDS encoding alpha-amylase; translation: MNLRNRRLPPQCPHPNRLAAAAASAALVGGLLAVPGAPATADTAPPPAPAPPLSPASTADGPTGADGAVIVHLFQWRWESVARECADVLGPNGYAAVQVSPPQEHVVIPRAENADFPWWQDYQAVSYKLDNTRRGTAADFAAMVDTCRDNGVEIYVDAIVNHTTGPGHGTGSAGSQWNGDTYSYPAIPYATRDFNDCRRAITDWDDPGEVWNCELLSLRDLRTSEPRVRARLTGYLNDLVDLGVAGFRVDAAKHIPADDLAAIYAGLRDVPGQGTKPYIFQEVREGGGPDAIKPWGYTHLGDVTDFRFHEKVGADVREGRLGGLLDTVGRDMALAPDQAVVFIDNHDTQREDMSISYQGMGARHDLAQAFMLAQPYGTPKVMSSYPYAERAQGPPSTGTEDGNPAGDITAATDCADPGWFCEHRNLHAMPTFTAAVGSAPAVARAADGGARLAFDRGDRGFAAFNATGTAWTLTSETGLPDGAYCDVATGPAECASGTVTVADGRITATVGPDGFLAVHVDATPPRA
- a CDS encoding helix-turn-helix transcriptional regulator: MSTIGTSPVFVGRRAELRALLDHAHRARTEAPATMLIGGDAGVGKSRLVTEFATRAGQGRVVFGGCLELGVSGLPFAPFAAVLRHLLRDLGRAPFDALALDGEHELARLLPELGRAPTERREARGILFEQVLRLLTAAARPDGLTVVVEDLHWADNATRDLLIFLLRNLDTAGIQVVATFRSDDLHRTHPLRRLLPELERLTSVTRMDLRPLDHDEVAEQAAAIRGTPLPPEEVTALFERTGGNPLFVESLTDCSAILTGDVPESTRELLLASLHRLDDRARFVVRVASVGAVSGGRIEHGLLAHVADLPEDTLDAALHAVVDTNLLRVEGTGYRFRHALLREAVHSELLPGQHARLHLRFAEALDTLPGAAPADRLAAEQAHHFHAAGDLPRALSAAWSAGVHARESLAYAEALLMLERVLELWDRVPDAEDRTGGDNRVDVTSLAAGCAVEAGQVQRARELCDLGLGDIPADARDARSLARRGVLLRRRGQARIQLSDSEGLDDFHAAQAVHPRHAYGYGFLLSLLAREALLRQRMPGRTGQADDDGHDAIALATEAIRYSEAPPAGAEDCDDCAKADALITLGTALLGRGETEAGRAALDEGVGMAQRMSEPSLETRGMINLSHHLREQGRHGEAIDVLDRSLERLRDLGLMSSHGPFTALNLAETHFDLGNLETSRQMTRTGLGWSPSPTHRVYLGHATVRAALAMGDLADARAHAAHGDVRRTLTTARIHTAQLGIAATLELDLADNDLDHAIDLAGETLRTVDLGYSSGYGWLLIDLVAEVLRRASADAPQRRPQQTAEVRRLVDEVAAAMPEIGPVQSAYRVSSSARLAAADLRDATEVAATWRNAVDTWECTPLRLRSADARLHAAEAGVAAGDRADADTWVRAAAATAKECGAAVLENRAADLARRLGISLDATAGTAPPALPAGLTPRETEVLRLLGRGYTNAEIAGELFIAVKTASVHVSNILAKLDVANRGAAGARARELGLAG